The Corylus avellana chromosome ca8, CavTom2PMs-1.0 genome has a segment encoding these proteins:
- the LOC132189625 gene encoding probable E3 ubiquitin-protein ligase XBOS32 has product MRFLSIVGNSFGCSASGERLVSAARDGDLQEAKALLEYNPRLARYSTFGVRNSPLHYSAAQGHHEIVSLLVESGVDINLRNYRGQTALMQACQSGHWEVVQILVVFGANIHRADYLNGGTALHLAALNGHSRCIRLVLGDYIPSIPNIWNILQKRSGGEESTLEFDEGALCQVINKPADGGITALHMAALNGHVDSVQLLLDLGASFSEVTEEDGTTIDLIGAGSTALHYAACGGNAQCCQILIAKGASLTSENANGWTPLMVARSWHRTWLEEFLSTEPEGRVQVLPSPHLSLPLMSIFRIARECGWRTSESLPTCQDPCVVCLERKCTVAAEGCDHEFCTRCALYLCSTNCTSTVAKGPPGSIACPLCRHGIVSFVKLPATRPVVKEIARTSLSLSFCTCSGEELAASSLETPFCKPKLRCSRISPLGSSFRSLSFRRFPSMKINYNICKEAPDICCSLVPCTVNRNLRSHMTRCSKSGFRRSASAGRRFWHSALNQYETSGG; this is encoded by the exons ATGAGGTTTCTTAGCATTGTGGGGAATTCATTCGGATGTTCGGCATCCGGGGAGCGCTTAGTTTCAGCAGCAAGAGATGGGGACCTTCAAGAAGCCAAGGCATTATTGGAATATAATCCTCGTCTTGCAAGATATTCGACTTTTGGTGTTCGTAATTCCCCTCTCCATTACTCTGCAGCTCAGGGCCACCATGAG ATAGTCTCTCTCTTGGTTGAGTCTGGAGTTGATATTAATCTCAGGAACTATCGTGGTCAG ACTGCTTTGATGCAAGCCTGTCAGTCTGGTCATTGGGAAGTCGTTCAGATTCTGGTTGTTTTTGGAGCCAAT ATTCACAGAGCGGATTATCTGAATGGGGGTACTGCTCTCCACTTAGCTGCTTTGAATGGTCATTCTCGGTGCATTCGTCTCGTCCTTGGAGATTACATACCTAGCATCCCCAATATCTGGAATATATTACAGAAAAGATCAGGCGGTGAAGAATCGACCTTAGAATTTGATGAGGG TGCTCTCTGTCAGGTAATTAATAAGCCTGCTGATGGAGGCATCACTGCTCTCCACATGGCGGCACTGAATGGGCATGTTGACAGCGTGCAATTGCTCTTGGACTTAGGGGCTTCTTTTTCTGAGGTCACTGAGGAAGATGGAACCACTATTGATCTAATAG GTGCTGGAAGCACAGCTCTTCATTATGCTGCATGCGGTGGAAATGCACAATGTTGTCAA ATTTTAATTGCCAAGGGTGCGAGTTTGACTTCTGAAAATGCAAATGG ATGGACTCCCTTGATGGTTGCACGTTCATGGCATAGAACTTGGCTTGAGGAATTCCTTAGCACAGAGCCAGAAGGGCGGGTACAAGTTCTTCCTTCACCTCATCTATCTCTTCCCCTCATGAGCATTTTCAGAATTGCTAG AGAATGTGGATGGAGGACTAGTGAATCTTTACCCACATGTCAAGATCCATGTGTCGTCTGTTTGGAAAGAAAGTGCACAGTCGCTGCAGAAG GTTGTGATCATGAGTTCTGCACACGGTGTGCCTTGTACCTTTGTTCTACAAATTGCACCTCAACTGTTGCGAAAGGTCCCCCGGGCTCAATAGCATGTCCTCTCTGCCGGCATGGCATAGTTTCATTTGTCAAGCTTCCTGCAACGAGACCAGTTGTCAAGGAGATCGCCAGAACAAGTTTGTCTCTATCATTTTGCACGTGTTCAGGGGAAGAACTAGCGGCCTCTTCACTAGAAACCCCGTTTTGCAAGCCCAAGCTTCGTTGCTCCCGAATTTCCCCTCTAGGATCCTCTTTCCGCTCCCTGAGCTTCCGTAGGTTCCCGTCGATGAAAATCAACTATAACATTTGCAAGGAAGCTCCAGACATTTGTTGTTCTTTAGTTCCCTGTACCGTAAACCGAAACTTGCGGAGTCACATGACTAGGTGCTCAAAATCAGGCTTTCGGCGATCGGCCTCTGCAGGCAGAAGGTTTTGGCACTCTGCTCTAAATCAATATGAGACTTCTGGTGGCTGA